Proteins found in one Lutimonas zeaxanthinifaciens genomic segment:
- a CDS encoding OmpA family protein, whose translation MKNVIALLCLMFSGFLITAQTTPGLYTVKNLDINTKESDFGTAFLGKEKVIFAAPTTNTMIVKKTWKENGQQFLDLYTGLITDDRQVIQKKRMPGDVNTKYHEAGVAVSKDLKTIYYTANNFYEKKYLTDSSGVNNLQLFRASLSVDGKWTEKEKIPFNHVEYSIGHPALNHEDNKLYFVSDMPGGYGQTDIYVVDINEDGSFSEPRNLGPRINTEGREMFPYIGKDNILYFSSDTHPGYGKLDVFASKIFDRTVSMPLNLEEPVNSIEDDFAFIIDDDKDRGFFSSNRDEGKGDDDIYSFLADPGLHIYCGQDITVNVRSEASGEIVAGATIELRNESGEVIETVTAGPDGSYTFDSTLCDKPYTVFATNKGFLNAERSIRTLNDIDQEAYVVNLNLPAQFVSNKVNINTIYFDFDKYDIRPDAAKELDKVVQVMNEYPELLIEAGSHTDSRGKDKYNMKLSEKRAKATVDYIVSKGIDASRITYQGYGETQLVNECANGVKCSSEAHQLNRRTEFKIANESGFELVPSPQE comes from the coding sequence ATGAAGAATGTAATTGCTTTATTGTGTTTAATGTTCAGTGGTTTTTTAATCACTGCACAGACTACACCAGGTTTGTATACTGTAAAGAACCTGGATATAAACACCAAGGAATCTGATTTTGGAACCGCCTTTCTTGGAAAAGAGAAAGTTATTTTTGCGGCTCCTACAACGAATACCATGATCGTTAAAAAAACCTGGAAGGAAAACGGACAACAGTTTTTGGACCTTTACACAGGATTGATTACTGACGACAGACAAGTTATTCAAAAAAAGAGAATGCCCGGCGATGTGAACACCAAATATCACGAAGCTGGAGTGGCTGTTTCAAAAGACTTAAAAACGATTTACTATACGGCTAATAATTTCTATGAGAAAAAATACCTGACGGATTCTTCAGGGGTTAATAACCTACAATTGTTCAGAGCTTCGTTAAGTGTTGATGGAAAATGGACAGAAAAGGAAAAGATTCCTTTTAACCATGTTGAATATTCTATAGGGCACCCTGCTTTGAATCATGAAGACAACAAGTTATACTTCGTTTCAGATATGCCCGGAGGATATGGTCAAACCGATATTTATGTTGTTGATATCAACGAAGACGGATCATTTAGTGAACCGAGAAATCTTGGGCCAAGGATCAATACAGAAGGTCGTGAAATGTTTCCTTATATAGGAAAAGACAATATTCTCTATTTTTCTTCTGACACCCACCCTGGATATGGAAAGCTGGATGTTTTTGCAAGCAAAATTTTTGACAGAACGGTTTCCATGCCTTTGAATCTGGAAGAGCCCGTGAATAGTATTGAGGATGATTTCGCTTTTATTATTGACGATGATAAAGACAGAGGTTTCTTCTCCTCAAACAGGGATGAAGGAAAAGGAGATGATGATATCTACTCGTTTTTGGCTGATCCCGGTTTACATATTTATTGTGGTCAGGACATCACTGTGAATGTCAGATCTGAGGCGAGCGGAGAAATTGTTGCAGGAGCTACTATAGAACTTAGAAATGAAAGTGGTGAAGTTATAGAAACTGTAACTGCGGGCCCTGATGGATCCTACACTTTTGACTCTACATTGTGCGACAAACCTTATACAGTGTTTGCAACAAATAAAGGATTTTTGAATGCAGAAAGAAGTATCAGAACCTTAAATGATATCGATCAGGAGGCTTATGTGGTTAATTTGAACCTTCCTGCTCAGTTTGTTTCAAACAAAGTAAATATCAATACGATTTACTTTGATTTTGATAAATACGACATTCGCCCTGACGCAGCCAAAGAGTTAGATAAGGTGGTTCAGGTTATGAATGAATATCCGGAGTTGCTGATTGAGGCAGGTTCTCATACAGACTCCAGAGGTAAAGATAAATACAACATGAAGCTATCTGAAAAACGCGCGAAAGCTACGGTTGATTATATAGTTTCTAAAGGAATAGACGCCTCAAGAATTACGTACCAAGGTTATGGTGAAACTCAATTGGTAAATGAATGTGCCAATGGTGTGAAGTGCTCTAGTGAAGCACATCAGTTGAACCGTAGAACCGAGTTTAAAATCGCCAATGAAAGCGGCTTTGAACTGGTGCCATCTCCCCAGGAATAA
- a CDS encoding PorP/SprF family type IX secretion system membrane protein encodes MRNLKLYIVLGLLLWITDFYGQQDPQYTQYMYNMNIVNPAYAGSRGTLSLGLLGRSQWTNVNGAPKTMTFDAHAPVGKKVGMGLSVIADEIGPAKEQNIYADFSYTLTTSDEGRLAFGLKGGVTLLNVNLLDVVLPQTATGDDPLFDENINDAFPNIGAGVYYYNDKWYAGFSVPNIMKSEHLDKDNVNTKASEEVHYFLTTGYVFDLSSTLKFKPSVLVKGVTGAPVSFDINANFLMYDRFELGASYRYQDAVSILFNFGVTRAFRIGYAYDYTISEFSNANTGGSHEIILLYDIDFTKKNLKSPRFF; translated from the coding sequence ATGAGAAATCTTAAATTATATATCGTACTGGGACTGTTACTTTGGATAACAGACTTTTATGGGCAACAAGACCCTCAGTATACGCAGTACATGTACAATATGAATATTGTGAATCCGGCGTATGCGGGTTCCAGAGGTACCTTGAGCCTTGGTCTGTTGGGAAGAAGTCAATGGACCAATGTAAACGGTGCTCCAAAGACCATGACTTTTGATGCTCATGCCCCGGTAGGGAAAAAGGTTGGAATGGGTCTTTCAGTAATTGCTGATGAAATTGGTCCGGCCAAAGAACAAAATATTTACGCCGATTTTTCTTATACACTGACAACATCGGATGAAGGAAGGTTAGCCTTTGGATTAAAAGGAGGTGTAACACTTCTTAATGTTAATCTATTGGATGTTGTTCTTCCTCAGACAGCAACCGGTGACGATCCATTGTTTGACGAAAATATAAATGATGCTTTTCCAAACATAGGAGCAGGAGTTTACTATTACAACGACAAATGGTATGCTGGATTTTCAGTTCCCAATATTATGAAATCTGAGCATCTTGATAAGGATAACGTCAATACAAAAGCTTCTGAAGAGGTTCATTATTTTTTAACAACGGGTTATGTATTTGATTTATCGAGCACGTTAAAATTCAAACCTTCTGTTTTGGTGAAGGGTGTAACCGGTGCTCCGGTTTCTTTTGATATTAATGCAAACTTCCTTATGTATGACCGGTTTGAACTTGGGGCTAGTTACAGGTATCAGGATGCCGTGAGCATACTATTCAATTTTGGAGTAACCAGAGCCTTTAGGATTGGGTACGCTTATGATTATACAATTTCTGAATTTTCAAATGCAAATACAGGAGGATCCCATGAAATCATCCTTCTCTATGATATAGATTTCACCAAAAAGAACTTAAAATCACCAAGATTCTTTTAG